The bacterium DNA window GGCAGCCAGGTGGCAATGACCGCGGCCCAGTTGAGCGACGAGATCGCGAACAAGACCGCTGGCCTGCCGTTCCGGCCGGTCAATTTCCCGACCCACCTGACCAAGCGCCCGGTGTTCGTGGGCTGAGGCGTGAGGTCGCGTCTTGATGCGAAAGGGCCGTCCGATGCCAGGACGGCCCTTCGTGTTGGTTGGAATATTGGATCATCAATGTAGGGGCGGCCCCATGTGGCCGCCCGGGCGCACCCGCGTGTGCGCCCCTACAGGACAAGGCCCGTACACCTTTTTCTAAATCCCGGCCCGCTGCCTGTCGATTTATAGGATGTGCGCCGTTTGGCGCAGTTGAGGGATAACTCTGCCCGGAACGAGCATGCGGCTGAAAACAACGCTGATCATTTCGCTCCTGATTGCAGCCCTGGCCCTGGGCTGCTCGGATGACAAGAACCCGGCCGCGCCCGTGGCGGGCGAGGCTGTGCCCGTGACCGCGGCCGCGCAGATCGAGGGCCGCTGGAACTCCGTTCAGGCCTGGGTGGATGGCCTGCCGCTGAACACCTACACGGTCCCGGCCTTTGGCGTTGGCCGCTATGACGCAGTTATCGCCGCCTGGTCGAGCGGCCTTACCGTGACCCGCACCGGCGAGGCCAGCGCGTTGTTCTCTCTCCAGACCGAGGGCACGAGCGTTGACACGGCGGGCAGCGGGCTCATGAAAAGCGGCGGGTTCGATTACTGGGGCGACCTGGTGCTGGACGGAGATGGCGGGGTGAGCGCCACGCTGCGCACCGGCCGCTCGAAGGACCGCCCGTTCGTGGGCCAGGCAAGCCTTCTGGCAGATACGCTTGTGCTCAATTTCACTCTCTCCTCCCCACCCGAAAAAGCCGTTGGTTTCCTGCCCAACGCCCAGACCAGCTTTATTGCGAGGCTGGTAAGGCAGTAAAACGTCCCGTCCGCTTAATTTCTAAATCTAAAATCTATCTTCAAGCCTTTCCAATTGCCCAAACAAAGGGGATTTGTTTATGATAAAACCCCTGTAGCCACACAAACAATGAACTACCTCGCAGCAAGCTGCAGGTATCAGCTTCTGGAATTATACACGGCCGAAGCAAGCTTCGGAGAATTCAACATAGGAGAATAAAACACTTGACTTATACAATCCCAGCCCACATCAATTAAGCACGAAATCAATTACAATTTTACTGTTGGGGGGATTAAAAAAATGAACGTTGTTTCTTCAGTATTTAGATTAGAAAGCGACCGTGGATATTTTGCACCGATCCTCGACGTACAATATTCTGAAAAAGATACCGGAGCAAATTGGCTGATAACTTGTGGCGGGACTAGAGTTTACTTAGTAAGGACAGGCAATAATCTTAATATGGATATTAATGATCAATCGGCAGATAGTCATTTTATGGCAAACAGAATAACAAGTGCACTCTTTATTAGCGGATTCGGTCTCTTTAGAGCCTCAGCAATGGGGAGGTTCTTCTTTTTAGATATTAGCGAAGATAAAATTACAGTACGCACTCATTTCGACTTACGAGAACCTTTAAAAGAAAATGAAAAAGGACTTGATTCTTCTGAATTAACAGACTGGTTAATATTCATTTGCCAAAATCTACTGTTTAGAAGGGCTTTAGATGATGCTTATATGGCCTTACTAAATCCCATTGAAGCAGACTTTTATATCTATAGGGGTATGGAATGGCTTCTAAGGGCCGGGAAAATAGGCTGGAATGATTTAGCATCTGATATAGGATATTCAATCAGTGATATGAGAGAATTCAAAAAAATGGCCAATAATGACTATGGTCAAAGACACGGTATAGAAAGCGGGAAAAAAGTCAGAGCTGTGGCCAAAGGATACGGATGCCTTGTGGCTGATTATATTTATGGATTTACGAAAGTGAGAGCAAGAGTAGATACAGACTTCAAAGGCATTGATCCGACAAGAGCTGCAGAAATAGTACAAAAGGCACTGCCACTGGTGCCATATCCCTAAATTACTATTACATCTACAATTTTACAACTAATGGCATTTATCAAATTCTAATATATCAATGCATTGATTATAAGCCATGTCTTACTCTCTTAAGCAATATCCACTTAATAGTTGTATGAAGAAGGCCGCCCCCATCTTCCGGGAGCGGCCTCTTGTGCTTACAGACCAATTACGACAGAACTCACCAGCAGCCCTTGATCACCTTGCCGGTGGCGGCGCTCTCGTAGGCCGCGGTCACGATCTCCACCGCCGCCAGCCCATCCTCGCCGGTCACGCCGAACATCGGCTGCTTGCCCTCGAGCACGCAATCCACGAAATACTTGAGCTGGTCCACGTAGCCCAGGTTGGCGAACTCATCCACCGCGGGCCAGGTCCAGTGCTGGGTGGTGTCGGTCTTCTCGATGGCGTAGTCGAAACCCGGGCGGCTGTAGGCCTGGATCGGGCTGGAGAAAGTCAGGTCGATGTTCAGGCGGCCTTCCTCACCGTAGATCTCCACCTTGTCGTCCATGCCGCCCACGGTGATATAGTTGCCCTCGCAGAACGCATAGCGGCCCGACTCGAACTTGAGCATGCAGGAGCCCCAGTCCTCGCCGGTGTAGGTCTTGTGGTAGAAATTCTGCTCGCCGCCGCCCGAGATGAACCCGGTGACCTCGGTCACTTTCTCGCCGAACAGGAACCGCACGAACCCGATCGGGTGGATCGCCAGGTGCATGAGCGACCCGCCGCCGCAGAACTTTTTCTGCTGGGCGAACGGGCTGTGGCTGCCGTTGTGGACCTCTTTGGCCTTGACCCAGAGCATCCGTCCTATCGCGCCCTGGTTGATCAGGTTCATCGCCTTGAGCAGGGCCGGGGCAAAGCACCAGTCCTCATCGTAGGTGAGGATCACACCCTGTTTCTTGCAGAACGCCACCATCTCGCGGGCGTCCTCGACCGAGGTGGCCAGGGGCTTTTCGCAGAACACGTGCTTGCCGTTGGCCGCCGCCTCCATCACTACCTGGTGATGCAGGAAATTGGGCACGCAGACATCGATGATGTCGATATCCTTGCGCTTACAGAGTTCCTTGTAGTCGGTCATCGTCTCC harbors:
- a CDS encoding Gfo/Idh/MocA family oxidoreductase, translated to MKTARIGIVGSKFAADFHADAYSRNPKAEIVAVAAIDNLEPYAKKWGIKETMTDYKELCKRKDIDIIDVCVPNFLHHQVVMEAAANGKHVFCEKPLATSVEDAREMVAFCKKQGVILTYDEDWCFAPALLKAMNLINQGAIGRMLWVKAKEVHNGSHSPFAQQKKFCGGGSLMHLAIHPIGFVRFLFGEKVTEVTGFISGGGEQNFYHKTYTGEDWGSCMLKFESGRYAFCEGNYITVGGMDDKVEIYGEEGRLNIDLTFSSPIQAYSRPGFDYAIEKTDTTQHWTWPAVDEFANLGYVDQLKYFVDCVLEGKQPMFGVTGEDGLAAVEIVTAAYESAATGKVIKGCW